The following proteins are encoded in a genomic region of Primulina huaijiensis isolate GDHJ02 chromosome 3, ASM1229523v2, whole genome shotgun sequence:
- the LOC140974424 gene encoding transcription factor TCP5-like, translated as MRDVREEEEDYNTIQEISSTSTTTSMASSNSASSSSWFSFKDPRIVRVSRAFGGKDRHSKVFTVRGLRDRRVRLSVPTAIQLYDLQDRLGLNQPSKAVDWLLNVAKHEIDELPPLRFPDGRFGQNLHHNPDFLEFGGSRSNKESFKIIGSPVNWDDPMKYSKSDVFWGKSKDVPDGKSDHRDGNWPRNQEERQFNLEKQGAFVVSAANNLISRPNPSSLPIFLDNTTSNNQVFRWDPSNLILSQPSDQAREDLHNISLMPMAGSHQILVHQSATSSHESHFPSSNSEFDPKQLNFQASQLSVSPITSTVDDSHASQPVRPSHFSVTANLLPSQNNAEHS; from the coding sequence ATGAGAGACGtaagggaagaagaagaagattatAACACAATTCAGGAGATCAGCAGCACAAGTACTACTACCTCTATGGCCTCATCGAATTCAGCATCATCGTCGTCATGGTTTAGTTTTAAGGATCCCCGGATCGTACGTGTTTCTCGAGCTTTTGGTGGCAAAGATAGACACAGCAAAGTATTTACTGTGAGAGGTTTGCGCGACAGGCGAGTGCGATTGTCGGTTCCGACTGCGATACAATTGTATGATCTTCAGGACAGGTTAGGGCTAAACCAACCAAGCAAGGCGGTGGACTGGTTGCTTAATGTTGCAAAACATGAGATTGATGAATTGCCACCACTCCGATTCCCGGATGGAAGATTTGGCCAAAATCTTCATCACAATCCAGATTTTCTTGAATTTGGGGGCTCTCGATCTAACAAAGAAAGCTTCAAGATCATAGGCAGCCCGGTAAACTGGGATGATCCGATGAAATATTCTAAGTCAGATGTTTTCTGGGGGAAATCTAAGGATGTTCCAGATGGGAAAAGTGACCATAGAGATGGGAATTGGCCAAGAAATCAAGAGGAAAGGCAATTCAACTTAGAAAAGCAGGGTGCATTTGTTGTTTCTGCTGCGAACAACCTTATTTCTAGGCCAAATCCCTCTTCATTACCAATTTTTCTCGATAATACTACATCTAATAATCAAGTTTTCAGATGGGATCCTTCCAATTTAATTCTATCTCAACCGTCGGATCAAGCACGGGAAGATTTGCACAATATCAGCCTGATGCCAATGGCAGGTTCTCATCAAATTCTGGTGCATCAATCTGCAACGAGTTCACATGAATCTCATTTCCCTTCTTCAAATTCAGAATTCGATCCGAAACAACTGAATTTTCAGGCTTCACAGTTATCGGTTTCTCCGATCACTTCAACTGTTGATGACTCCCATGCTTCTCAACCGGTAAGGCCATCTCATTTCAGTGTAACTGCAAATCTTCTCCCTTCACAAAACAACGCGGAACATTCTTAG